A window of the Dioscorea cayenensis subsp. rotundata cultivar TDr96_F1 chromosome 14, TDr96_F1_v2_PseudoChromosome.rev07_lg8_w22 25.fasta, whole genome shotgun sequence genome harbors these coding sequences:
- the LOC120275957 gene encoding uncharacterized protein At1g08160-like, with the protein MAGPNQSKPSSNPPRLPPQSRPGPLRCICIILLLFIIVIGIAILITWLIIRPTPLDYTIEDAKIHNFNISSNNALNATFNLTIKSYNNNHKVGLWYDSMDITIWYDKQMLAFADVSPFFQRKRNETTLHVDIGAMATPLMTSVAKKIKNDRSSGEVELVVKLNARIRFKVGAIKSKHYEMAVDCSPVVVHFSPATPFDRVHCDVDV; encoded by the coding sequence ATGGCAGGCCctaatcaatcaaaaccatcCTCAAACCCTCCTCGGTTGCCTCCGCAGTCACGGCCGGGACCTCTCCGATGCATTTGCATCAttcttctcctcttcatcatcgTTATCGGCATCGCAATTCTCATAACTTGGCTCATCATCCGTCCCACTCCCTTAGACTACACCATTGAAGATGCCAAGATCCACAACTTCAACATCTCTTCTAACAATGCTCTAAATGCCACCTTCAACCTCACTATTAAGTCTTACAACAATAATCACAAGGTTGGCTTATGGTATGACTCTATGGATATCACTATTTGGTATGATAAACAAATGTTGGCTTTCGCCGATGTTTCGCCTTTTTTCCAAAGAAAGAGGAATGAGACGACACTGCATGTCGATATCGGGGCTATGGCGACACCGTTGATGACCTCGGTGGCTAAGAAAATCAAGAATGATCGGTCCTCCGGCGAGGTGGAGTTGGTGGTGAAGTTGAATGCAAGGATTAGGTTTAAGGTTGGTGCTATAAAATCTAAGCATTATGAGATGGCGGTGGATTGCTCGCCGGTGGTGGTGCATTTCTCTCCGGCGACACCGTTTGATAGGGTACATTGTGATGTCGATGTATGA